From the genome of Perca fluviatilis chromosome 1, GENO_Pfluv_1.0, whole genome shotgun sequence, one region includes:
- the pcm1 gene encoding pericentriolar material 1 protein isoform X6, giving the protein MATGGTPLDDSAEELHNWTVTNGSLEDRLNNLDWGVQQKKANRSSEKNKKKLSAVVVESRLTNDISPESTPGASRRRARTPHSFPHIKYTTQMSVPDQAELDKLRQRINFTDLDERSIGSDCQGRATAANNQRQFAGENKKAYNFLPLHVNTNKSKEQLHPSSSAPATPAITKETKKQSPGLRDTLTPLVPTKETPRLSRGGTERGSLAHREYGREELRIDSSQVVSKLVQIREYISKASSMRDDLVEKNDVPANVERLSHLIDHLKEQEKSYLRFLQKMLTRENDEDDVGTLDSAVGSGSLAESTSLNIEVRSSDASNATGGRPETVRADQKEELENLRKQHELLKKMLEQQEQLRALQGRQEALMAMQNSAEQALAVIEDTVVTETTGSVSGLSITSELNDELNDLIQRFHNQLHDSQTKAVPDNRRQAESLSLSREVCWSRAPQAVGPPRHRPLLHSASGPHTGLDTGATAASAKLTKLQELQDKKQTMDKILQELHSLRDQTLNNNNSCRGLSTQCSLSMGGSSDCPSALCSNGASASTPFHPSLSQRQDSSNSTDKLRKLKEVHKRLNELRELVQYYEQTSDMMVDAVNENVKEEDDDEEEDEEDETEDGSMFEAMFDSEQENRQPVTNIRNPQRSGNWTDLNSLTNRRSVRSSGTNNRDGRLNTECEINNRSAANLRSLNIPSAIECQYNRDTPYNQVKDDDDDEDGLDNDEGAQAVAPDSEASGSSRRSSLGNNGGFAQKVHRHTAKQKLRQLQELVAMVQSDDTDGTTANEDEALHQQPNNTRATMTGSLAAGSKQNPRELALSSKARYSTREKLYEEKLRQQKQELKQLHEERQRLIEIQGKIQDLQWACPDLQSSVSSTVSQQGLLRKVPVAVSTPATVLASSSSGPKTNSAALKPTAPEAATSSVTDNEQLWSEMRRHQILREELRQRRKHLESLMAEHQRRNGLSDSSRRIDDSEGPATPSQPVSRDERTMATWGSTPCHLEEDDDDEDEDEYHSEMGAEEEEEQEECSESSSDDDIHIYSSSRNQCSYSNRKNQESNLKPPPAFSGEGSVNPSLPNKTKAKQQQQQQSRSLNQSGTSEHGGTRRQENLRWASELSFTEGSCQWQEQVSQLQRQLDFSTSMCHSLLQDQQTLSYMLQTLLTGQYSVLPNNLSSPQVHLVMHQLNQCYTQLAWQQNNIQRLKQVLNDLLRQQQQQASSSTAGWQTQKRDSSQESSYAPSASPGVFLPFSTTLHPSTNNMSTAALSPFPPGFNLYPLFPAPMGEFPQGAASQATPDQRKQQLDPNTSIRTEYMSFPPPLQRSPLNTSTERGPAGWLKTSCANNSFQHQQSKTEPQESLPSSPTFACRHPRPQEFDRASQESFSSMPDPVDPTTITKTFKAGRKASAQANLASRSKTPNSKSRRRRSKGHNKNSEGHESDSVSSTEDFVQERAALSRQRDQNKSLLDKLTQEKLDSKTKLGNKRNDLSSAYAWRTPFLSNRIACTEAPDASSDFSLFEALRETIYSEVATLISQNESRPHFLIELFHELQLLNTDYLRQRALYSLQDIVTRHLSEKSAAEDQLLPLGPVTWAAGSQSELTPSESLATSDAEMVEKNLRVPQDKIKKRDDAESVDNDSTMSTSSNLEPFANDDLGGAAGDMRCPQIDTQQLDRQIKAIMTEVIPFLKENMDEVCSLQLLTSVRRMVLTLTQQNDESKEFVRFFHRQLGGILQDSLSKFVGRTLKDCGEDLLVEISEILFNELAFFRLMQDLDNSSSIALAAKHRNKKRADHPSRARHGLKENTVAGGDKSKSSAYTDEDKDQDEAEQEEDSTLQDLYLQTETKNCRSSEASEVEEEDEDEGDGQGIPLSISLSKAETQALTNYGSGEDENEEEEMEEFEAGPVDVQTSLQASADGQVEQEGTTTSETQATKAQQRSLENDDEINKSVGSVDSTVEDRDMAECQRPEEESQVGAAAASEESCREVSRDQDVPKESIPTSSPDTDSPVMINVDEMGSGNTSQKSDEEDFVKVDDLPLQLAVMCEEELQKRIVEEQQNNNLSVEILSGNTESLTGLVGNAQALKEPDPVSAQGV; this is encoded by the exons ATGGCAACTGGAGGCACTCCTTTAGATGACAGTGCAGAAGAGCTGCACAATTGGACTGTAACCAATGGCAGTCTGGAAGATAGACTCAACAACCTG GACTGGGGTGTTCAGCAGAAGAAAGCCAACCGATCTTcagagaagaacaagaagaagctGTCAGCTGTTGTGGTGGAGAGCCGTCTGACTAATGATATTTCGCCGGAGTCCACCCCTGGGGCCAGTCGCAGGAGAGCACGCACTCCTCATTCCTTTCCCCACATCAAATACACCACCCAGATGTCTGTCCCAGACCAGGCTGAGCTGGACAAGCTGCGTCAGAGAATCAATTTCACAGACTTGGATGAG AGGAGCATTGGCAGTGACTGCCAAGGACGTGCCACAGCTGCCAACAACCAGCGGCAGTTCGCTGGAGAGAACAAGAAGGCCTACAACTTCCTACCTCTGCATGTAAACACTAACAAAAGCAAGGAACAGCTAcatccctcctcctctgccCCAGCCACACCAGCGATCACCAAGGAAACTAAGAAGCAGAGCCCAGGACTCAGGGATACGTTAACCCCTTTGGTTCCTACCAAGGAAACTCCAAGGCTCAGCCGTGGTGGTACTGAGAGAGGGTCCTTAGCACACAGAGAATATGGGAGAGAAGAGCTGAGAATAGACAGCAGCCAG GTGGTGAGCAAACTGGTACAGATCCGCGAGTACATCAGTAAGGCCAGCTCCATGCGGGATGACCTGGTGGAGAAGAATGATGTGCCGGCCAACGTGGAGCGTCTCTCCCATCTCATCGACCACCTCAAGGAGCAGGAAAAGTCCTATTTACggttcctgcagaaaatgctg ACACGGGAGAATGATGAGGACGATGTGGGGACCCTGGATTCTGCAGTGGGCTCAGGTTCACTGGCAGAGAGCACTTCTCTAAACATTGAGGTCCGCTCTTCAGATGCCTCAAATGCAACG GGCGGTAGGCCAGAAACAGTGCGAGCTGACCAAAAGGAAGAGTTGGAGAATCTGCGTAAGCAGCACGAGCTGCTGAAGAAGATGCtggagcagcaggagcagctcaGGGCCCTGCAGGGCAGACAGGAAGCACTAATGGCCATGCAGAACAGTGCAGAGCAGGCACTTGCTGTGATTGAAGACACTG tTGTCACAGAAACCACAGGCAGTGTTTCAGGCCTGAGCATCACGTCTGAACTGAACGATGAGTTGAACGATTTGATCCAGAGGTTCCACAACCAGCTACACGATTCTCAG ACTAAAGCAGTTCCAGACAACCGTCGCCAGGCAGAGAGCCTTTCCCTCTCTAGAGAGGTGTGCTGGTCTAGGGCTCCCCAGGCTGTTGGTCCACCTCGGCACAGGCCTCTCCTCCACTCTGCTTCTGGTCCCCACACTGGCCTAGACACAGGGGCAACAGCTGCCAGTGCCAAACTCACTAAGCTCCAAGAACTCCAAGACAAAAAGCAAACCATGGACAAGATCCTGCAGGAGCTGCATTCACTCAGAGACCAGactctcaacaacaacaactcgt GTCGTGGCTTGTCAACACAGTGCAGTCTGAGTATGGGAGGATCTTCAGATTGTCCATCTGCGCTCTGCTCTAATGGGGCCTCAGCTTCTACTCCCTTTCATCCTTCACTCTCGCAGCGCCAGGACAGCTCCAATTCCACAGACAAGCTCAg GAAGCTAAAGGAGGTTCACAAGCGTTTAAACGAGCTGCGGGAATTGGTTCAGTACTACGAACAGACCTCTGATATGATGGTGGATGCCGTCAATGAAAATGTGaaagaggaggatgatgatgaggaagaggatgaggaaGATGAGACAGAGGACGGTTCTATGTTTGAGGCCATGTTTGACTCTGAGCAGGAGAACCGCCAGCCTGTAACTAACATCAg AAACCCACAGCGCAGTGGGAACTGGACAGACTTGAACAGCCTGACCAACAGGCGCAGTGTCAGGAGCAGTGGCACTAACAACCGAGATGGCAGACTCAACACTGAGTGTGAGATCAACAACCGTTCAGCAGCCAACCTGCGCAGCCTCAACATCCCCTCAGCCATAG AGTGCCAGTACAATAGGGACACCCCCTATAATCAGGTGAAGGATGACGATGACGATGAAGACGGTCTTGATAATGATgaaggggcacaggctgtggcTCCAGACAGTGAGGCTTCAGGGTCCAGTCGAAGAAGCAGTCTGGGGAACAATGGCGGTTTTGCCCAGAAGGTTCATCGGCACACAGCGAAGCAGAAACTCCGGCAGCTTCAGGAGCTGGTGGCCATGGTTCAG aGTGACGACACTGATGGCACAACAGCTAATGAGGACGAAGCTTTACACCAACAGCCAAATAATACCAGAGCTACTATGACTGGGTCGCTGGCAGCCGGGTCTAAACAGAATCCCAGAGAACTCGCTCTTTCCAGCAAGGCCAGGTACAGTACAAG GGAGAAGCTGTATGAGGAGAAGCTGCGTCAACAAAAGCAGGAGCTAAAGCAGCTCCATGAAGAGCGCCAGAGGCTTATTGAAATCCAAGGCAAGATCCAGGACCTGCAATGGGCTTGCCCTGACCTCCAG TCATCTGTGTCCAGCACAGTGAGTCAGCAGGGCTTGCTGAGGAAGGTTCCAGTTGCAGTTTCCACTCCGGCCACTGTCCtggcttcctcctcctctggacCCAAAACCAACTCTGCTGCGCTCAAACCCACTGCTCCTGAAGCGGCTACTTCTTCAGTCACTGACAATGAG CAGCTATGGTCTGAGATGCGTCGCCACCAGATCTTGCGAGAAGAACTGCGACAGCGCAGAAAGCACCTGGAGTCCTTGATGGCTGAACACCAGAGGCGTAATGGTCTCAGTGACTCTTCAAGGCGGATTGATGACTCAGAAGGCCCTGCTACACCCTCACAGCCTGTTAGTAGGGATGAAAG GACAATGGCTACCTGGGGTTCCACTCCCTGCCACCTTGAGGAGGATGACGATGATGAAGACGAGGATGAATATCACTCAGAGATGGGTgccgaggaggaagaggagcaagAAGAATGTTCAGAGAGCAGCTCTGATGACGACATCCACATCTACTCATCCAGTAGGAACCAGTGCTCCTACAGCAACAGGAAGAATCAAGAAAG caACCTAAAGCCTCCACCAGCCTTCTCAGGTGAAGGTAGTGTGAATCCATCTCTTCCTAACAAGACTAAGGccaagcagcaacaacagcagcagtccAGAAGTTTGAACCAGTCTGGGACGAGCGAGCATGGTGGTACACGACGACAAGAGAACCTGCGCTGGGCCTCTGAGCTGTCTTTCACCGAGGGCTCATGTCAGTGGCAGGAACAGGTCAGCCAGCTGCAGAGACAGCTGGACTTCAGCACCAGCATGTGCCATTCACTCCTGCAGGACCAGCAG ACACTCTCTTACATGTTGCAAACCCTGCTGACGGGTCAGTACAGTGTGTTACCCAACAACCTGTCATCACCACAGGTCCACCTGGTCATGCACCAGCTCAACCAGTGTTACACCCAGCTGGCTTGGCAGCAAAACAACATACAAAG ACTAAAGCAGGTCCTTAATGACCTccttcgccagcagcagcaacaggcTTCCTCTTCAACAGCAGGTTGGCAGACACAGAAGCGTGACTCGTCACAGGAATCCAGCTACGCTCCCTCAGCCTCCCCTGGTGTCTTCCTCCCCTTTTCCACTACCCTGCATCCTTCAACCAACAACATGTCAACTGCTGCCTTATCCCCATTCCCTCCTG GCTTTAACTTATATCCACTCTTCCCTGCTCCCATGGGGGAGTTCCCTCAGGGTGCTGCAAGTCAGGCAACCCCTGACCAACGGAAGCAGCAATTAGACCCCAACACCTCAATCAGAACCGAGTACATGAGTTTCCCTCCTCCACTGCAGCGCTCTCCTCTTAACACCTCTACAGAGAGAGG CCCGGCTGGCTGGCTTAAAACCTCCTGCGCAAACAACTCTTTCCAGCATCAGCAATCTAAAACGGAGCCCCAAGAGTCgctcccctcctcccccacttTTGCCTGCCGCCACCCCCGGCCTCAAGAATTTGACAGGGCATCACAGGAAAGCTTCAGCAGCATGCCTGATCCTGTGGATCCCACCACCATCACAAAGACTTTTAAGGCCGGGCGCAAGGCCTCTGCACAAGCCAACCTGGCCTCCCGAAGCAAGACCCCCAATTCCAAAAGTCGTCGCAGGAGGAGCAAAGGGCACAACAAGAACAGTGAAG GCCATGAGAGTGACAGTGTTAGCAGCACTGAAGACTTTGTCCAGGAGAGGGCAGCCCTGTCTCGTCAGAGGGATCAGAATAAGAGTCTGTTGGACAAGCTGACTCAAGAGAAACTTGACAGCAAAACTAAGCTTGGGAACAAACGAAACGACCTCTCCTCTG CCTATGCTTGGAGAACACCCTTCCTCTCTAATAGAATTGCATGCACAGAAGCACCAG ATGCAAGCAGCGACTTCTCACTGTTCGAGGCTCTGAGGGAGACCATCTACTCTGAGGTCGCTACTTTGATATCCCAGAATGAGTCCCGTCCCCACTTTCTTATCGAGCTCTTCCATGAGCTTCAGCTGCTCAACACGGATTACTTACGGCAGAGGGCGCTGTATTCCCTACAG GATATAGTGACCAGGCACCTGTCAGAGAAGAGTGCAGCTGAGGACCAGTTGCTCCCTCTTGGCCCTGTGACGTGGGCTGCAGGCTCTCAGTCTGAGCTCACACCCAGTGAGAGTCTGGCAACCAGTGATGCG GAGATGGTGGAGAAAAACTTGAGGGTCCCACAGGACAAAATAAAGAAGAGGGATGATGCAGAATCTGTGGACAACGACAGCACCATGTCAACCTCCTCCAACCTGGAACCATTTGCTAACGATGACCTGG GAGGTGCAGCCGGTGATATGCGCTGCCCTCAGATTGACACCCAGCAGTTGGATCGTCAGATCAAAGCCATCATGACCGAAGTCATTCCTTTCCTTAAG GAGAACATGGATGAGGTGTGCTCCCTCCAGCTGTTGACATCTGTGCGGCGCATGGTCCTGACTCTCACCCAACAGAATGATGAAAGCAAGGAGTTTGTCCGCTTTTTCCACAGGCAGCTGGGAGGCATACTGCAG GACTCTCTTAGCAAATTTGTGGGCCGTACTCTGAAGGACTGTGGGGAGGACCTTCTGGTGGAGATCTCGGAGATCCTCTTCAATGAACTCGCCTTCTTTAGGCTCATGCAGGATTtggacaacagcagcagcatcgCCTTGGCAGCCAAACACCGAAATAAGAAGAGGGCTGATCATCCCAGTAGAGCAAGGCACGGTCTCAAG GAAAATACAGTAGCTGGTGGTGATAAATCAAAGTCTTCAGCCTACACAGATGAAGACAAG GACCAAGATGAGGCTGAGCAGGAAGAAGATTCTACCCTCCAGGACCTTTACctgcagacagagacaaagaactgcAGGAGCAGTGAAGCTTCGGAGGTggaagaggaagatgaggatGAAGGGGATGGGCAGGGAATCCCCCTGTCAATca GTCTTTCCAAAGCAGAGACTCAGGCCCTGACCAACTACGGCAGTGGAGAGGATgagaatgaggaggaggaaatggAGGAGTTTGAAGCCGGACCCGTTGATGTCCAAACATCCTTGCAGGCTTCTGCTGATGGACAGGTGGAGCAGGAG GGGACGACGACCAGCGAAACCCAGGCGACTAAAGCTCAACAGAGGAGTCTAGAGAACGATGATG AAATCAACAAGTCAGTTGGGAGCGTGGATTCCACAGTCGAGGACCGTGACATGGCGGAGTGCCAGAGACCTGAGGAGGAGAGTCAAGTTGGGGCGGCTGCTGCCTCAGAAGAAAGCTGTCGTGAAGTCTCCCGTGATCAGGATGTCCCCAAGGAGTCGATCCCAACGAGCAGCCCTGACACGGACTCCCCCGTCATGATCAATGTCGAC GAGATGGGCTCCGGTAACACCAGTCAGAAATCTGATGAGGAAGACTTTGTGAAGGTGGATGACTTACCGTTGCAGCTTGCAGTCATGTGTGAG GAGGAACTACAGAAGAGAATAGTGGAGGAGCAGCAGAATAACAACCTGTCTGTGGAGATCCTCAGTGGGAACACTGAATCTCTGACTGGGCTGGTGGGAAACGCACAGGCACTGAAGGAACCAG ACCCCGTGAGTGCCCAGGGCGTGTAA